TTAGTAATTCAGTATTGTAGCCGTCACTCACAGAACTCACCACCTGTGGACAGTTGATCTTCAAGTGGTTGGCAAAATCATTTGCTGAAGTTGGTCTCAGTGTTGTGTTGGAACTGCCTGTGCTGCTAATCTTCAAAAGTTACTTTTGTTGGCTCAGTGCTGATCAAAGGGGGTGAATGAGCACTCAACTTCCCTTTTTCTTAGAAAGATATCCAACACACGCCACAAAAACAGCCACCTGTTCTTTCCGTCTTCATCCTGAACTTATGTTTTCTTcttacatactccctccgtcccaaaataagtgtcttaactCTAGTACaactttagtataaagttgagacatttattttgggacggagggagtataaggcATATAAAAACTTACCCTCGGTTCTCATCAGGCAGTATTGATTATTTATTCATTGCGCCCGCGCCTTGATGAATCACTGGGACCTCTTGGATTTCAGCATCATGGATGCATGGGAGTCTGGGGCCAGGTGCAGTTCAGCAGCAAATTAATCAGGGCCAACAAGTCCAGCACACGACAGTTTCAACAAAGGTGCAGGAGTGGTCAAAATCCGGTCTGAGGTCACCAACAGGAAAATGTTGGTGCTGCTACTACTACTTTAATATGGAGAAAGGCTTTGCGGACTCCGTATTTGGAAAGGCAGATCAAGTAGCTCTGATGATCTGTACAAAGGAAAGGAGGAGAGAGCGAAAAGAACCGCCCACAAGAATCAACGCAAGGCAGCAGACCATGCGGTGGATGGGTACGCCGCTGCCACCGCGCCTCGTCGGAATCAGATGGCTTGTGCTTCTCCTGCTCTCTACCATGGGGGAGACGCGCGCGGACGACGGCGATGAGAGAGCTCTCCAAGCTTTCAAGGAAAGGATTTCAGACCATTCCGGGGCGCTGGCCTCCTGGAACCGGAGCATCAGCTACTGCGCCTGGGAGGGCGTCACGTGCAGCCGGCGGCACAGGTCGAGGGTGGTCGCTCTGGACCTCAACTCCCAGGGGCTCGCCGGCACCATCTCCCCTGCCATCGGCAACCTCACATTCCTCCAGATGCTCAACTTAAGCTTCAATCCCTTGTATGGTGAGATACCTCCCAGCATCGGCTCCCTCCGCCGCCTCAAGTACCTTGGGCTGCAAGGGAACATGATCACTGGTGTGATTCCAAGCAACATTAGCCGCTGCACCAGCCTCAGGTTGATGACAATCACCAACAACAAGGGATTACAAGGAAGCATACCTTCTGAGATCGGCAACATGCAGTCACTACATGTTCTACAGCTGTACAACAACAGCCTCACTGGGAATATCCCGTCATCGCTCGGGAATCTCTCCCGGCTGGCCATCTTGTCCCTGGCAGCTAACCATCTTGAGGGATCCATCCCCGAGGGTATTGGGAACAATCCACATCTTGTGTTCCTTCAGCTGGCCATGAACAACCTCTCAGGTTTGTTTCCTCTTTCGTTGTACAACCAGTCATCTCTGTACATGTTTTTTGTGACGGACAACAACCTGCATGGCCGTCTACCAGCTCATCTGGGGAGAAGCCTTCCTAGCATACAACAATTTGGATTTGGGAATAACCGATTCACTGGAGTTGTGCCTCCATCACTGACTAATATCTCCAGACTCCAGCTTTTTGATGTTGCAAATAATGGATTCAGTGGGGTTGTCCCTTCAGACTTGGGAAAATTGCAGTATCTTAGATGGTTTAATCTGGTTGGGAACATGTTTGAGGCAAACAATGAACAAGAATGGCAATTCTTTACTTCTTTGACAAACTGTAGCAGATTGCAACTGATGTCTATAGAACAAAACAGGATCTCGGGACACTTGCCAACCTCATTGTCTAACTTGTCCACAAACATCCAAGAGCTAAATATCTTTGCCAACAATATATCTGGTACCATCCCATCGGATATCGGAAACTTGATAGGTCTGGAGGTGCTTGTTCTTGGCCGCAACTTACTCACTGGGATAATTCCTGAGAGCATAGGGAAGCTTATACACTTGAAGGAGCTATACCTGGGCTACAACAACTTATCAGGATTTATCCCGTCCACCATCGGAAACCTCACTGGTCTGTCTAAGTTTGGTGCAAGCATCAACGGCTTGGAGGGTCCAGTTCCGTCAAGCATCGGAAAATTGACCAAACTTTCACAGCTAGGTCTATCAAGAAACCATCTTAATGGCTCAATTCCAAGTGAAATTATGCAACTACCATCAATGTCAATATATTTGGCTTTGTCTTACAACTTGCTGGAGGGACCTCTTCCTTCAGAGGTTGGTAATTTGGTAAATCTCGGGCAGCTTCTTCTATCCGGGAACAGACTGTCTGGTAAAATACCTGCAACCATTGGTGGCTGTGTAGTCCTGGAAACCCTCTTGATGGATGGCAATTCATTCGAAGGAAACATCCCTCCCAGTTTGAAAAACATCAAAGGGCTTACCATACTGAATTTGACAAACAACAAACTGAACGGCAGCATCCCACACGACCTGAGCAAGATTACAAGCTTGCAGGAACTGTATCTTGCACATAATGATCTATCAGGGCCAATCCCTGAACTCCTAGGTAATTCAACGTCGTTGTTCCACCTCGACATATCCTTCAACAATTTACGAGGTGAAGTACCAAAACAAGGGATTTTCGGGAATTTAACTGGACTATCAATTGTTGGAAATAATGAGTTATGTGGTGGAATACCACAGCTTCAACTGCCAAGATGCCCAAGCTCCAAGAAAAGCTTGCCAAAGTCCCTGAGAATAGTTGTCCCTACAGCAGGAGGTATCCTGGTCTTACTTGCAGCTCTTGCTTTAGCTGTATTTCTGTACAGAAAATTTAGGTCAGGGTTGAGGAAAGAACTACTGTCACCTCAGACGATCATGATTGACCTTCCAATGGTTTCATACAACGACATACTCAAAGCAACAGACGGGTTTTCAGAAGCCAATCTGCTTGGGAAGGGAAGATATGGTACTGTATACAAAGGCACTCTGGAAAATTTTACTGCGGCTGTGAAGGTGTTTAATCTGCAGCAATCTGGATCCTACAAGAGCTTCCTGGATGAATGTAAGGCACTAAGAAGAGTTAGGCACCGTTGCCTTGTAAAGATCATCACATGTTGTTCAAGCATCAACCACCAAGGCCAAGACTTCAGAGCGCTAGTCTTCGAGCTCATGCCCAATTTCAGCTTAGACCGCTGGATCCACCCAGATATTGAAAGCCAAAACAGAATGGGAACACTCAGCCTGTCACAGAGGTTAGATATCGCCGTTGACCTCGTGGATGCTATAGACTATCTTCACAATGGTTGCCAACCTTCCATCATCCATTGCGATCTCAAGCCAAGCAACATTCTTCTCACAGAGGACATGAGGGCTCGTGTTGGGGATTTTGGCATTGCTAGAATTCTAAAAGAAGCTGCAAGCGAAGCCTCTGCAAGTTCCCTTAGCTCCATGGGAATAAGAGGATCCATCGGATATGTTGCTCCAGGTAACTGAATATGCTCCCCCTATGCTTGAAATGAACATTTAATTAGATATATGGTTTTTAAGGCTTAATTAGATATATGTTTATGAAATAACTTCCGTGCATACCTGTTTATACCCCGAATTGTTTCAATCCATTGTAGAATATGGAGAAGGGCTTCCGGTATCTACTTATGGTGATGCGTACAGCCTCGGGATCACCTTGATCGAGATGTTTACTGGAAGGTGTCCGACAGACGACATGTTCAGAGATGGGCTAACCCTGCAACGCTTTGCAGAGGCAGCAGGTCTTCCTGGGAATGTCATGGTGATAGCAGACTCCAACATCTGGCTGCATGATGAAGCAAACAATAGCGCTGATGCAGAACATATAACCAGAGCCAGGGAATGTTTGGCTGCCATCATCCAGCTTGGCATCCTATGCTCAAAGCAATTGCCCAGAGAAAGGATGTCAACAAGTGATGCTGCTGCAGAGATGCATGCTATCAGAGATGCCTACATCAGTAATCAGAGATGAATTGCTGTCAAATCATATAAACAAACCACTACCACATGCCGATTGGGTCCTCTGAATTTATTCTTGAATCTGCAGTATATTGTGATGTAAATTATCAGCTGGTACTGTATTGTTCACTCCATATGCATTAACATTTGTGACAACATTTCGTGTGGCCATGGGTGTAAATAAGACACATATGTTCTCCATCAGTTTATTCAGTCAACCCTTACCTGAATCAATCATCCTCTAACTGTGAGAGACTGCTCATGATTTAATATTTGTTTTTTATGAGTGTATTTTGTTTCTAGGCTACATGGTTCTGAGTTCTGACATTGAGAATGCTCCATTTTCCTCCACATTCTTATGCATAATAACTCCATGCTTATTGGGCCTCTAATCCGTATGGCAGAGCAAAAACAGTTGGGTTTCTTTACTACCTTGTTGAACATTTATTGTTCTGTCGGTCCACCTTCCATAAAACACCCAGTGTATTCTTAGTCAGCAAACGAATGTTTACTATGTTTCGACTTATAAATCACTGTGGGTGTAGTTGATACTACATGAGTAAGAGCTAGATTATTAAGCACAAGAATGTCAATAATATGATGCTGAACTATGTTAGACTCCCTCCTGGTGAAAAACTCATGGTCAAAAGTACCAAAAAAGAATGATAAATATGTCAACATCATCATACTTGGACCAGTAGGCCTTGTACTTGGACATGGCAAGGTCCAGCCAGGGCTTGTAATTCCCGTTGTAATGACATATGTGCATTCTCGATTTCAGCAATGTCAACAGCTGGATCGTAGACAAAGCCCAAGACATGCGAAGTGTGTTCCAATGGATTTGTCAAGCTGTGGAAGGTAATTAGCCTGGAGGCAATGTGCCCAACTTTTGCAACATGACTCAGCTCTTCAAAGTTACTTTTGTTGTTCCAGCCCCCTTTGTTAAAAACTACCCAACACACACTAGAAAAGCAGCCACCTGTTCTTTCCTTCTCCATTCTCAGCATTCTCTTTTCTTACAGAAGGGCATAGAAAAATTTATCCTTGGTTCCTACCTGATTGTTTTATTCATTGCGGCGTACCTTGATGGATGGATCACTGGGACCTCCATGGATATCAGCATCATGGATGCATGGGACCAGGTCAATTTAGCAGCACTTAATCTGGTCAACAAAGGTGCAGGAGTGGTCAAATTCGGTCTGAGGTCACTAACAGGAAAATGTTGGTGCTGCTACTATTTTACTCTGGAGAAAGGCTTTGTGGACACCGTGCCAATTCCGCATTTGGAAAAGCAGATCATGTTGTACCTCAGATGAACTATACCAAGGAAAGGAGTAGAGAGCGAAAAGAACCACACCAAGAACCAACACAACACAGCAGACCATGTGGTGGAGGGGTACGCTGCTGCCACGGCACCTTATGGTGATGTGTACTGCCTCGGGATCAACTTGATCGAGATGTTTACAGGAAGGTGCCCGACAGATGATATGTTCAGAGATGGGTTAACCCTTCAATACTTTGCAGAGGCAGCAGGTCTTTCAGGGAATGTCATGGAGATAGCAGACTCCAACATCTGGCAGCATGATGAAGCAAACAATAGTGCTGATGCAGAACATATAACCAGAGCCAGGGAATGTCTGGCTGCCATAATCCAGCTTGGCATCCTATGCTCAAAGCAATTGCCGAGAAAAAGGATGTCAACAAGTGATGCTGCTGCAGAGATGCATGCCATCAGAGATGCCTACCTCAGTAGTCAGTGAAGTGCTGTTAAATCATATGAAGAAACCAGTACCAAATGCCGATAACCATGGGTTCTCCAAGTATATTTTTGAGATTTGTACTATATTGTGATGTAAAGTCTATCAACTGGTACTGTATTATTCACTTTATACACGTTATCATTTGTGACAGCATTGCTGTGGTCTAGGGTATAAAGAACACAAGAACATATGCCTTCCATCAGTTTATTCCAGTCAACCAATTTCTGAATCAACCAGCCGCTAACTGCAAGGAATGAGTCGCAGCTCGCCTACTGTTTAATCCAAATTTCAGCACTGGCTTTTGTTTCCAAGTTACTTGTGTTGCACTTCCAGCCACTTTTGCTGAAGTATCACCTTCTGTTGGCTCATCAACTACATGCTGGCATGCTGCAACCTCAGGGCTAATTCAAGAGGGGAAACAGGGGTGCTACGTGAGAAGAACAAAACTCAAGAAATGTGTGTGTAAAGTATCCAGTACATCACAAGACATACACCAATTCTCTTTGCAGACTCGGTCTTCCATAGTTAATTCTGTTGCACTTCCAGCCTCTTTTGTTGAATCATCAACTTCACTGGGGAAACTACATGccacaacttcaacttcagggctAGTTCAAAGGGAATGAAACACTGAACTTTCCTTTTCCTTTTAAAAAAATCCAACACGAGCACTTCTTCAACTATGGGTCCCCTAAACTTCAGCCACACATTCCCATCTATACTTGTTTTCTTTTTTTACAAAAAACATAGAAAAATTCAGGCTAATTGGTTCCCATCAGACAGAGACAGTCTTGATTGTTTTATTCATTGCACCCCACTTTGATGAATCACTGGGACCTCCTGGACTACATCACTGGGACCAGGTGCAGCTCAGGAGCAATTAATCAGGGACGGCACGTCAGTTTCAACACAGCTGCATAAGTGGTCAGATTCAGTCCGAGGTCACTAACATCGACAACTTAGTACCGGTACTATTTTAATTTCGCGAAAGGCACACCAACATTGTGCAAATTCTGTATCAGAAGGCTAGAACTTGTAGCTCCAATGTTCCATACCAAGGAAGAGAGAGTGAAAATAACCACGCACAGAACCATGTGGCGGAGGGGTACACCGCTGCCACGGCGCCTCGTCGGAATCAAATGTCTTGTGCTTCTCCTGCTCTCCACCATGGGGGTGACGCGCGCACATGACGGAGATGAGAGCGCTCTCGAAGCATTCAAGGAAAGGATTTCAGACCATTCAAGGGTGCTGTCCTCCTGGAACAGGAGCATCAGCTACTGCGCCTGGGAGGGCGTCACGTGCAGCCAGAGGCACCGATCGAGGGTGGTCGCTCTGGACCTCAACTCCCAGGGGCTCGCCGGCACCATCTCCCCTGCCGTCGGCAACCTCACGTTCCTCCGCACACTCAACTTGAGCCTCAACCCCTTGTACGGCGAGATCCCTCCCAGCATCGGCTCCCTCCGCCGCCTCAGGTACCTTGGCCTGCAAGGGAACATGCTCACCGGTGCGATTCCAAGCAACATTAGCCACTGCAGCAGCCTCAGGAAGATGGTAATTGCTGACAATAAGGGGTTGCAAGGAAGCATACCTTCTGAGATCGGCAACATGCAATCGCTACGTCTTGTACACCTATACAACAACAGCCTCACCGGGACCATCCCGTCGTCACTCGGGAACCTCTCCCAGGTGACTATCTTGTCGCTGGCAGCTAACCATCTCCAGGGATCGATCCCTGAGGGCATTGGGAACATCCCACCTCTCGAGTTCCTTCAGCTGGCCATAAATAACCTCTCAGGTTTGTTTCCTCTTTCGCTGTACAACCAGTCATCTCTGCACAGATTTTATGTGGCGGACAACAACCTGCACGGCCGTCTACCAGCTGATCTGGGGAGAGGCCTTCCAAACATGCAACAGTTTGCGATGGGGGACAATCAATTTACTGGAGTTGTGCCTCCATCACTAACTAATCTCTCCAGACTTCAGGTTTTTGATGCTCCAAATAACGGATTCAGTGGGGTTGTCCCTTCAGAGTTGGGAAGATTGCAGTATCTTAGATGGTTTTGTCTGGATGTGAACAAGTTCGAGGCAAACAATGAGCGAGAATGGCAATTCCTTACTTCTTTGACAAACTGTAGCAGGCTGCGACTGATGTCTATAGAACAAAACAGGTTCTCAGGGCAATTGCCAACCTCAATATCTAACTTATCCACAAACATCCAAGAGCTAAGTATTTTGGCCAACAATATATCTGGTACTATCCCATCAGATATTGGAAATTTCATAGGTCTGGAGGTGCTTCATCTTGGTCACAACTTACTCACCGGGATAATTCCTGATAGCATAGGGAAGCTTACACAATTGAAGGAGCTACACCTGGGCTACAACAACTTATCAGGATCTATCCCGTCCTCCATTGGAAACCTCACCGGTCTGTCTAAGTTTGATGCAAGCTTCAACAGCTTGGAGGGACCAATCCCATCAAGCATCGGAAAATTGACAAAACTTTCACAGCTAGATCTATCGAGAAACCATCTTAATGGCACAATTCCAAGTGAAATTATGCAACTATCATCGATCTCAATATATTTGGCTTTGTCTTACAACTTGCTGAAGGGACCTCTTCCTTCAGAAGTTGGTAAGTTGGTAAATCTCGGGCAGCTTCTTCTATCCGGGAACCAACTGTCTGGTAAAATACCTGCAACCATTGGTGGCTGCATAGTCCTGGAAACCCTCTTAATGGATGGCAATTCATTCCAAGGAAACATCCCTCCCAGTTTGAAGAACATAAAAGGGCTTACTGTGCTGAATTTGACGAACAACAAACTGAATGGAAGCATTCCAGGGGACCTGAGCAATATTACCAGCTTGGAGGAATTGTATCTTGCACATAATGATCTATCAGGGCCAATACCTGAACTCCTAGGTTATTCAACATCGCTGTTCCACCTCGACATATCCTTCAACAATTTACAAGGTGAAGTACCAAAAGAAGGGATTTTCAGGAATTTAACTGGACTATCAATTGTTGGCAACAATGAGTTATGTGGTGGAATAGCACAGCTTCAACTGCCAAAATGCCCAAGCTCCAAGAAAGGCTTGCCAAAGTCTCTGAGAATAGTTGTCCCTACAACAGGAGGTATCCTGGTCTTCCTTGCAGCTCTTGCTTTAGCTGGATTTCTGTACACAAAATTTAAGCCAGGGTTGAGGAAAGAACTACGGTCACCTCAGACGACCAAGATTGACCTTCCAATGGTTTCATACAATGACATACTCAAAGCAACGGATGGGTTTTCAGAAGCCAATCTGCTTGGGAAGGGAAGATATGGTACTGTATACAAAGGTACTCTAGAAAATTTCGCTGCGGCCGTGAAGGTGTTTAATCTGCAGCAATCCGGATCCTACAAAAGCTTCCAGGATGAATGTGAGGCACTAAGAAGAGTTAGGCACCGTTGCCTTGTAAAAATCGTCACGTGCTGTTCAAGCATCAACCACCAAGGCCAAGACTTCAGAGCGCTAGTCTTCGAGCTCATGCCTAATGGCAGCTTAGACCGCTGGATCCACCCAGACATTGAAAGTCAAAACAGAAATGGAACACTCAGCTTGTCACAGAGGTTAGATATCGCTGTTGACCTTGTGGATGCTTTAGACTATCTACACAATGGTTGCCAACCTTCCATCATCCATTGCGATCTCAAGCCAAGCAACATTCTTCTCACTGGTGACATGAGGGCTCGTATTGGGGATTTTGGTATCGCTAGAATTCTTAATGAAGGTGGAAGCGAAGCTTCTGCAAATTCCCTTAGCTCCATCAGAATAAGAGGATCCATTGGATATGTTGCTCCAGGTAACTGAATATGCTCCCCCTATGCTTCACATGATAACACCAGATTAGGTATATGTTCATGAAACAACTTCTGTGCATAacttccccgcaaaaaaaaaaaaaaaccttcTGTGCATACCTGTTTATACTCCAAATTGTTTCAATCCAATGCAGAATATGGAGAAGGGCTTTCGGTATCAACTTATGGTGATGTGTACAGCCTCGGGATCACCTTGATCGAGATGTTTACCGGAAGGTGCCCGACAGATGATATGTTCAGAGATGGGTTAACCCTGCAATACTTCGCAAAGTCAGGTGGTCTTCCTGGGAATGTCATGGAGATAGCAGACTCCAACATCTGGCTGCATGATGAAGCAAATGATTGCAATGATACAGAACATGTAACTATAGCTGAGGAATGTTTGGCTGCCGTTATCAAGCTTGGTGTCTTATGCTCAAAGCAATTGCCTAGAGAGCGGCTGTCAACAAGTGATGCTGCTGCAGAGATGCATGGCATCAGAGATGCCTACCTCGGTAATAGTGAAGTGATGTCGAACTATATGAAAAAACCACTACCATATGCTGATTAGCATGGGTTCTCCAAATTGATTATTGAAATCTGTAGTTATATTGTGGTGTAAACTCTATCAACTGGTACTGTATTATCCACCTTATACGCGTCATCATTTGTGCCAACATTGGTGTGGTCTAGGGTATAAATAAGACAGACATATGCCCTCCATCAGTTAATTTCAGTCAACCAATTCCTGAATCAACCAGGCTCTGCAAGAGAAGAGTCGCGGCTCAGGGTGACTTTTGTTTCTAAGCTGCATGTGGTTCTGAGATTGAGAATTCCTCATTTGGTTTCACATTCTTAAGCATGATTACTCCATTCTTAATTGGGCCTATAACTCATAGCAGAGCATACACATTTGAATTTCTTTATTATCTTCTTGAACAATTACTTTTTGTCAATTCATATTCCATAGAATATCTAGTGTACCCTTGagcaaataaaagaaaatatttaCTAAAAACAACAATGATAAGAATATTTACTAACTATTCATCACTGTACACAGTACACACAGTTGATACATAAGTAATAGCCCCTGTTCAAGGATTCGTCCGATTAATCTCTACTCGTACGGTCAGCGAGTAGCCGGTAAACTGATAAATCAGCCGATTAATTGATTAACTTGCCGATTAGCCTATTAATCCCCTACTCGCCAGCCAAACGAGCAGTTACCAGGTAACAATTTCCTCAACAATGGTAATAGCTAGATTATTAAGCGCAAGAATGACAAGACTATGAAGCTAAACTACTCTACCTAACTCCCTCCTGGtgaaaaacatgccaaaacaTACCGAATGTGTGAGCTGTCAATATCGACATACTTGGACCAGTATGCCTTGTACTTGGAGATGGGTTAAACCCTGCAATACTTTGCACATGCAGCAAGTCTTCCTGCGAATGTCATGAAAATAGCAGATTCCAACATCTGGCTGCATGATGAAGCAAACAATAGCACTAATACAGAAAATATAACCAGAGACCAGGAATGTTTGGCTGCCATCATCCAGCTTGGTGTCCTATGCTCAAACAACTGCCTAGAAAAAGAATGTCAACAAGTGACGCTGCTGCAGAGATGCATGCTATCAGAGACACCTACCTCAGTAATCAGTGATTAATTCATGTCAAATCATATGAACAAACCACTACCACATGCCGATTAACAAGGGTTCTCTGGATTTATTCTTGAATCGGTAGTATATTGTGATTCAAACTATGAGCTGGTACATTAACCAACAAAAAATATCACTACCAGATGAGGTGAAAAAAGGTGCTACATGTGAAGAAAAAACTCAATTAAAATGGGTGCTGTAAAAAGGTTCTACATGGGCACATCACTAGACATAACTGAGTCAGTTCTCCAGAGTTACCTTTTGTTGCATTTCCAGCCCCCTTTGTTGAAGCACTATCCCTCGTTGACTCAGCTTCTTGCTGCAACTTCAGGTTCAGTGCTACTTCAAAGGGAAGAACTTCAGGTTCAGTTCTAGTATTCATAGGGAATGAGCACTGAACCTTcctttttccctaaaaaaaatcCAGCACAAGCTCTACGCAAACAGCCACCTGTTCATTCTCCACTCTCAGCTTCTCTTTTCTTCTTACAGAAGGCATAGAAAAATTACTCCATTTGTTTCCACATTCTTACGCATAATTACTCCATACTTATTGGGCCTGTAattcatatactccctccgtccggaaatacttgtcatcaaaatggataaaaggggacgtatctagacgtattttagttctagatacatctctttttatccatttagatggcaagtattttcggacggagggagtaccagatAATAAACAGTTGGGTTTCTTTATTACCTTGTTGAACATTTACTGTTCTTTCAATTCATTTTTGTATCCTTGAATGAGCAGAAGAATATTTACTATGCTGTGACTTACAAATCACTGTGCATGTAGTTGATACATGAGaaaaagctactccctccgtcccataatgtaagatgttttttgacactagtgtagtgttaaaaaacgtcttacattatgggatggagggagtagattaTTAAGCACAAGAATGACAAGATTATGATGCCGAACAATGTTAGACATATCACTGCTCTACCTAACTCGCTCCTGGTGAAAAACTCGTGGCACAAAAGTACCAAAACAGAATGATACATATGTCATTGTTTGCTTGCGTAGCAATGCCGAATGTGCGAGCTGTCAACATCGACATACTTGGACCAGTAGGCCTTGTACTTGGAAACGGCAAGGTCCAGCCAGGGCTTGTAATTCCCATTATAGTGAACTACCGCTGCATTCTCGATTTCAGTAATGTCAACAGCAGGATCATAGCCAA
This sequence is a window from Aegilops tauschii subsp. strangulata cultivar AL8/78 chromosome 7, Aet v6.0, whole genome shotgun sequence. Protein-coding genes within it:
- the LOC109751758 gene encoding uncharacterized protein; the protein is MHGSLGPGAVQQQINQGQQVQHTTVSTKVQEWSKSGLRSPTGKCWCCYYYFNMEKGFADSVFGKADQVALMICTKERRRERKEPPTRINARQQTMRWMGTPLPPRLVGIRWLVLLLLSTMGETRADDGDERALQAFKERISDHSGALASWNRSISYCAWEGVTCSRRHRSRVVALDLNSQGLAGTISPAIGNLTFLQMLNLSFNPLYGEIPPSIGSLRRLKYLGLQGNMITGVIPSNISRCTSLRLMTITNNKGLQGSIPSEIGNMQSLHVLQLYNNSLTGNIPSSLGNLSRLAILSLAANHLEGSIPEGIGNNPHLVFLQLAMNNLSGLFPLSLYNQSSLYMFFVTDNNLHGRLPAHLGRSLPSIQQFGFGNNRFTGVVPPSLTNISRLQLFDVANNGFSGVVPSDLGKLQYLRWFNLVGNMFEANNEQEWQFFTSLTNCSRLQLMSIEQNRISGHLPTSLSNLSTNIQELNIFANNISGTIPSDIGNLIGLEVLVLGRNLLTGIIPESIGKLIHLKELYLGYNNLSGFIPSTIGNLTGLSKFGASINGLEGPVPSSIGKLTKLSQLGLSRNHLNGSIPSEIMQLPSMSIYLALSYNLLEGPLPSEVGNLVNLGQLLLSGNRLSGKIPATIGGCVVLETLLMDGNSFEGNIPPSLKNIKGLTILNLTNNKLNGSIPHDLSKITSLQELYLAHNDLSGPIPELLGNSTSLFHLDISFNNLRGEVPKQGIFGNLTGLSIVGNNELCGGIPQLQLPRCPSSKKSLPKSLRIVVPTAGGILVLLAALALAVFLYRKFRSGLRKELLSPQTIMIDLPMVSYNDILKATDGFSEANLLGKGRYGTVYKGTLENFTAAVKVFNLQQSGSYKSFLDECKALRRVRHRCLVKIITCCSSINHQGQDFRALVFELMPNFSLDRWIHPDIESQNRMGTLSLSQRLDIAVDLVDAIDYLHNGCQPSIIHCDLKPSNILLTEDMRARVGDFGIARILKEAASEASASSLSSMGIRGSIGYVAPEYGEGLPVSTYGDAYSLGITLIEMFTGRCPTDDMFRDGLTLQRFAEAAGLPGNVMVIADSNIWLHDEANNSADAEHITRARECLAAIIQLGILCSKQLPRERMSTSDAAAEMHAIRDAYISNQR
- the LOC109751762 gene encoding receptor kinase-like protein Xa21 codes for the protein MFHTKEERVKITTHRTMWRRGTPLPRRLVGIKCLVLLLLSTMGVTRAHDGDESALEAFKERISDHSRVLSSWNRSISYCAWEGVTCSQRHRSRVVALDLNSQGLAGTISPAVGNLTFLRTLNLSLNPLYGEIPPSIGSLRRLRYLGLQGNMLTGAIPSNISHCSSLRKMVIADNKGLQGSIPSEIGNMQSLRLVHLYNNSLTGTIPSSLGNLSQVTILSLAANHLQGSIPEGIGNIPPLEFLQLAINNLSGLFPLSLYNQSSLHRFYVADNNLHGRLPADLGRGLPNMQQFAMGDNQFTGVVPPSLTNLSRLQVFDAPNNGFSGVVPSELGRLQYLRWFCLDVNKFEANNEREWQFLTSLTNCSRLRLMSIEQNRFSGQLPTSISNLSTNIQELSILANNISGTIPSDIGNFIGLEVLHLGHNLLTGIIPDSIGKLTQLKELHLGYNNLSGSIPSSIGNLTGLSKFDASFNSLEGPIPSSIGKLTKLSQLDLSRNHLNGTIPSEIMQLSSISIYLALSYNLLKGPLPSEVGKLVNLGQLLLSGNQLSGKIPATIGGCIVLETLLMDGNSFQGNIPPSLKNIKGLTVLNLTNNKLNGSIPGDLSNITSLEELYLAHNDLSGPIPELLGYSTSLFHLDISFNNLQGEVPKEGIFRNLTGLSIVGNNELCGGIAQLQLPKCPSSKKGLPKSLRIVVPTTGGILVFLAALALAGFLYTKFKPGLRKELRSPQTTKIDLPMVSYNDILKATDGFSEANLLGKGRYGTVYKGTLENFAAAVKVFNLQQSGSYKSFQDECEALRRVRHRCLVKIVTCCSSINHQGQDFRALVFELMPNGSLDRWIHPDIESQNRNGTLSLSQRLDIAVDLVDALDYLHNGCQPSIIHCDLKPSNILLTGDMRARIGDFGIARILNEGGSEASANSLSSIRIRGSIGYVAPEYGEGLSVSTYGDVYSLGITLIEMFTGRCPTDDMFRDGLTLQYFAKSGGLPGNVMEIADSNIWLHDEANDCNDTEHVTIAEECLAAVIKLGVLCSKQLPRERLSTSDAAAEMHGIRDAYLGNSEVMSNYMKKPLPYAD